DNA from Manduca sexta isolate Smith_Timp_Sample1 chromosome 6, JHU_Msex_v1.0, whole genome shotgun sequence:
TGAACATCCatactcaatattataaatgcgaaaagagctctgtctttctgtctgtctgcctgtctgtgaGTTAAGCCTTCACGGCTGATCCATTAAACCGAACGATGAAAATTGGCAgcgagatagtttgagaccgtGGGAAAGATATAGACAACTTTTTATCCTAGTAGAATATATATCGGGATTTATTACCTCGCAAAACTAACGCGTGGGAGCCGCGACCAAAGCTAGTAAGTTATAAATCATTCGTATTTAAAAGTGGCTTTATTAGAATTCTGTAGGTATCGCATTATATTACTAAGTTATACAAGCTCGCCCTTTCAGAGTATCGTGGAAGCATTTATCATTTTGACTCTAAAATTGGTAacggtaatgttaaattatatttttttggtttttgaaggaGGTAGAaggttttgttaaaaaaatatatttttagaagttttaaaagaggaacaattccgccATACATGATTTTTGAGTAGGTTTAACCGTTTAtgtagcgcacgcaacgaaagacctgaaaaggaatacattttgcctgtttttgcaacatttttcattaatgttccgctcctatttgtTATAACTTTATGTTGTGTAATTTATCGCCTTCTTCgctaaatgggctatccaaaactaaaagaatttatccaattcgaaccagtagttgcTGAAGTTAGCACGTTCACACAAACTAAAGctgatttaaacaaaaaatactgtcATTTCTCAAACAATTTAATACAGTATTAATAGATGGGCTTCGTTTTCATTAttagtacctactacctacctacctatgtGGACTAAGATACATTCtatgttttcataatattatatttattattataaaccgtgattttatagtcgttttggaaccaaaatgtggTTACTTAGCACAATTTGTAGGACGAAAaaattgtgaatttattgtagctactgttgataattaaaataaatagtatttgataatattctttttcgttaactcgttcgagtttgataattatagtaacgtcgcgacaattattcatagttatgaaaAGCACCGATCGAAATGATCGTAGTAGTACATgtgagatttagttgcattaccatgatttctcatttattattcgtaaacataaattttaatgtttataaaaaaaaatattacattgatatattttttaaactatattattgaTACAGTATTCTAAattttcggttccaaaacgactataaaatcacggtgcATTATGTAAATTGGTGGTGCTGCTGAAggacataaataaatcattatgacaTTTAACGGAAATTGCATCGACCTGAGATCACTCAATAATGCATACGACCAATGAAAATGTCAGCTCAGTGCAGCTTGCATTCGTAACAGTGCGACGCTGAGCCGCCCCCCGCACCGCCCGCACCGGCCCTCCGCCTCCCGCGCGCCACACATGCTCCAGCGCGTGCAGCTGGCCGAGCTGCCGCCGCGGCCCGACGCCTCGCCGGGCCTGCTGCGGCGCCGTTACTCTGTGCCAGAGACCATCATGAGAAAGTGAGTATTGTGTGTGCACACTGCGCGACCACGACACGAGTACAGTTTCGTTTACACAACTGACGAACCGCGTTCGTTTCCAGGTACCGCGTGGCGCAGCAGCGCGCCGAGTGCGAAGAGAGCGAGCCGCCGTCTCGCGGCTCGGCTGCTTCGCTATCGCCAGCGGGGCGCGGCGCATGCTCGCCGTGCGCGGCGCCGCGGTTTGCACGTGACCGCGAGCTCATGCGGAAGTCTGCGCTCTTGCGGCGCATGTggggccgcgcgccgccgccctgCTGCTGTTGCTGCCGCGCGGACCTGACGCCGCGGCACGCACGTTCTCTGGACGGCTCACACTCGGAGCTTCGCCCTCGAAGCCGCGTGGGTGATCCTCCCGTCGACCTCTCTGTGTCTACGTATCGATCACACGTGCGCGCTGCTTCCTCCTGCATTGACACCATCACAGATGCGCTGACGGACACAGATGTGTGGCGCTCGGACGAGCGAGCTGCCACACCACACGGCGAGCACTCCTCCGCCGCGGTCACCGCTGAGATCGACTCTGAGGTGGGTGTGATGGCGGGGCGCAGGCCGCTCTCCACATCTTCCTCCACAAATCCCATGACCGCGGTACACGCCGCGTGTGATGACACCCACATGATCAACCGAGGTCGTCTCGGGCGACGTCTCTACGCGTCAGATGCACCATCAACTTGCGAGATGTTGGAGATTGTCGTGTCAGAGATCGTGGACACTCGCGATGCAGTCGATCTTGGGCCGGCCGCTCCGCCGCCGACGCCGGGACTTCCCCGGGCGGTGCGCGCTAACACGCCTCGTCTCGGAGCCAACGTCGACGATGTTAATATCGACGAATATGTGTCCAGCGTGCTGGTGGAGAGCCTCAACTCGTTGAGCGATCGATTAGAATGTGTCACCGCGGCAGCCGGCTGCGATAGAAAGATTAGCGTCGTCGAAAAGGAGATTAAGGTGAAGTTGCAAAGCACTGGAGTGAACACCATTGTGCATTTGAGCCCCACCTCCAACAACCAGATCATATTCGGAAATGAGGAGTTATGTGACAGCGTCGGTGGGGCCGGCGAGGGTGACGGGGGCGCCAGTGCCAAACGTGACGGGTGCAACAACCGCCACGATACGCTCAACATCCGCGACGAGACGCTGCACGACCAGCACAATAACAACGTCGGCTCACCGCTCACAGTGCGCTCGCCCCTTACGCCACGTTCACCCCGCTCACCGCGGTCTCCACACTCTCCACGTACGCCCCGGTCTCCGCGCTCGCCTCGCTCGCCGCCAGACCGCATGCGTATCACTGAGTTCGATGGTGGCGGCGCTGGCGGTACTGGCAGCGGTCAGAACGACAACGTGAATAGGGCTGTTCTGCAACAGATACAGAAACTTTTTCAAGACGAAATGCACAGTCTGGATACGGACGGGACCCGTTCAGGGAGCACCCTGCCTGCCATATCACATATTGAAATATCTGACGTGGACGTCTTCATAGACAATAACACGAACGTCGCAGAGGGTGAGCACAACACTGGCCGCAGCCACGATACCGCCTCGACACATCCTATAGGAGTAGTGGGCGCTCGTAATTACTTTGAAAACGCTGATGATAATGTGGTTGTACCGAGATTTTCGGCATTCCCTCACACTGACTCTATGGAGGTAAACACTTCGTCTTCTGACGACGCTGAAATGGTTGCGTCTGACTGTACCAGCCTCGTGGATAGCTTGGACGACCCCAACTCGCCACGCTCCGTAATGCTGCGCCGGTCGTTCGGCGCAGGTGGCAGGCGCGCCGAGCTCGTCCGCTCCGCCATCGACGTGCTCGATCTGCTGCCCGAGAGCGCCGCCGGAGAACACGACACGCCCCACAAAGACAAGGGCGAGGCCTTTTTCATCCGTATCAAAGACAACGACTGCGAATGTGACAAGGAAAACGTTAACGTAGCTGACCGCATGCCTGAGAAAATCCGACAGAGACTATACCGGCGTCACCGACGGCGGCAGCTACGCATGGAGTGCGCGCGCCGCACCAAGGCCAAGCAGTTGAAGCGCGACGGCGATCGCCAGCGGCTCGAGGAgagccgcgcgcgccgcctcgTCGAGCGCGACTGCGTTGCCATCATCAGCGCGCTTATCGATGACGTCATCACCAAGATCGCGCAGGACGAGTATAAGGTCGCGCGGATCAAGAGAAGATCCGACAAACCATCGGCCACCAAAAGTGACGAAACTCTTACCAAGCGAAACAGAAAAAAAGATATACGCTCACCCAGTGAAGAAAGAAAACCCGAGAGGAACGCGAAGCGCGTCGAACTTGAGCGAGATGTGCACGAAACAAGTCACGTACGTGGCAAGCTGTCCCTTGTGCCGCGCACCACGCTGCCGCCTGACGACGCCCGCCCACGACGTCTCTACCAAAAGTCCGAGATACACGATGGAAACAAGTGCATCGAAATACTAGAGATCCTCGAATACGTGAACGGGACTCACAGCACTCCGGAGACACCCTCGGACGAGAGTCCCGGCGTGCACGCCAGATCCGGAAGGCGATCACGAATACCTATACCGGTGCATGAAAAACCGCCTAAGATCAATAAAACTAATACGAGGAATTCGTCCAGCGACGAACGACTCTCACCACCAGTTCCCATGGAAAATAACAGAAGCCTATGCGATGCAAACGCAAACGTGTCTTCGACAGACACAGGGCGACCACAAAGAAACAACCCCAGCGAGTCGGCCGTCCTCACCGGAGCGGCGGCCGCGCGGCGCGCCTCAGTGCCCCCCGTCAACGAACCGCGACCGCGCTCCGACTCGCTTCGTTTTCGACGTATATTCGACATCATCCCTGAGGAGCGCAGCAGCGTCAGCATAGATTCCTCACCAGACGATATAGACCGCAGGCGGTCCTCTCCAACGCTGAGACCGCCACCGGCCACCCGGAGCGTCGCCACATCGCCGCTCGCCAACGTCGAGTCCAAAGTGGACAAGTGtttggcggcggcggcgccgcCAGCATGTGCAGGTGGACCGCTGCGTGTGAAGGGCGGCGAAGGAGGCGCGCGCGAGCGAAGCCGGCGCACACGCGTTTGGCCCACGCTGGCGCGCCGCGATGAAGGTACCGGCTTCACGTGCACCCCGCCGCTGCTGCCGCACCGCACCGCTTCCTCCGTGCCCGTAGAGTAGCGCCGGGGCGGCGGCAcgcgaccgcgccgccgcgtGTCCGCCGCACCGCCGTACCGCCGCCTCCGGAATGCGTACATCACAGATAGTCGTCCTCATTAACGTCCGACATTAATTACTAAAAGTAGCGACACCCGCACCGACTGCGCACTTAAGTATATTTCGTTTATCACACTTGCCAGTCGATAAAGTCACGAATGTATTAGAAATGAAGTTGCAAATAAACGATTGCGAACCTCGTAGATTTCGTTTCATTTATCCGAAGGTTCCCGGGAGAAAATGGAACGTGCGGGGCGCCGACAGGGCCGACAGGCGCGGGTCGAGGACGCCGCTCCTGACCCATACGAGAGCAAGGGGAAGGGAGTGCGCGGAATCGGCGCGAGGGCCGAGCGAAGAATAAATCGCTCTAAATCCGAGTCCCGCGACTGCAGGGCGAGCTGCCTTGCGGCGCCGACTCGGTCCTATAACGGCGCAGGGCTTGATCATAACAGCCGACGTCATGAGCGAGAGCCAGACTGTAAAGGAAGCCAGGAGGAGTCCAGTCATGGTGCCAGCCGCCCCACCGCTTCCCCCACTGAGGGCGAGGGCTCCAGCTCCAGCGGCGAGTCGGGCGGCAGCCTGCTGTGTCCGCTGGCACCGCGCTGGCTAGCGGGAcaagcgcgccgccgccgccgccgcaccgACCATGACCAACCGGGTATGTACAATATACATGGCTAGCGCGTTTCTATATCGAGAGCTGTCGTTTAAGTAGTTAGGCCATCAGTGTGACGTGGTAACAGCCGCGGGGAGTGCAGTCACGCGGCAAGTGTTGCAGGCGGGTGGACGGTGACGGTGGCGGGATCGTGTCGCGCCGCGCTGCCAGCCGATGTCGAGATGCGGCTGCGATTCCCGCGCCGCGAGCCCCG
Protein-coding regions in this window:
- the LOC115449055 gene encoding uncharacterized protein LOC115449055 isoform X1, yielding MLQRVQLAELPPRPDASPGLLRRRYSVPETIMRKYRVAQQRAECEESEPPSRGSAASLSPAGRGACSPCAAPRFARDRELMRKSALLRRMWGRAPPPCCCCCRADLTPRHARSLDGSHSELRPRSRVGDPPVDLSVSTYRSHVRAASSCIDTITDALTDTDVWRSDERAATPHGEHSSAAVTAEIDSEVGVMAGRRPLSTSSSTNPMTAVHAACDDTHMINRGRLGRRLYASDAPSTCEMLEIVVSEIVDTRDAVDLGPAAPPPTPGLPRAVRANTPRLGANVDDVNIDEYVSSVLVESLNSLSDRLECVTAAAGCDRKISVVEKEIKVKLQSTGVNTIVHLSPTSNNQIIFGNEELCDSVGGAGEGDGGASAKRDGCNNRHDTLNIRDETLHDQHNNNVGSPLTVRSPLTPRSPRSPRSPHSPRTPRSPRSPRSPPDRMRITEFDGGGAGGTGSGQNDNVNRAVLQQIQKLFQDEMHSLDTDGTRSGSTLPAISHIEISDVDVFIDNNTNVAEGEHNTGRSHDTASTHPIGVVGARNYFENADDNVVVPRFSAFPHTDSMEVNTSSSDDAEMVASDCTSLVDSLDDPNSPRSVMLRRSFGAGGRRAELVRSAIDVLDLLPESAAGEHDTPHKDKGEAFFIRIKDNDCECDKENVNVADRMPEKIRQRLYRRHRRRQLRMECARRTKAKQLKRDGDRQRLEESRARRLVERDCVAIISALIDDVITKIAQDEYKVARIKRRSDKPSATKSDETLTKRNRKKDIRSPSEERKPERNAKRVELERDVHETSHVRGKLSLVPRTTLPPDDARPRRLYQKSEIHDGNKCIEILEILEYVNGTHSTPETPSDESPGVHARSGRRSRIPIPVHEKPPKINKTNTRNSSSDERLSPPVPMENNRSLCDANANVSSTDTGRPQRNNPSESAVLTGAAAARRASVPPVNEPRPRSDSLRFRRIFDIIPEERSSVSIDSSPDDIDRRRSSPTLRPPPATRSVATSPLANVESKVDKCLAAAAPPACAGGPLRVKGGEGGARERSRRTRVWPTLARRDEGSREKMERAGRRQGRQARVEDAAPDPYESKGKGVRGIGARAERRINRSKSESRDCRASCLAAPTRSYNGAGLDHNSRRHEREPDCKGSQEESSHGASRPTASPTEGEGSSSSGESGGSLLCPLAPRWLAGQARRRRRRTDHDQPGGWTVTVAGSCRAALPADVEMRLRFPRREPRDSHNTAAPAPAPHAHPTAVHQECQCRRWADCACSAPSERAAVPPPLPAAPTHHHAHLVKPDGKLTLTLKKEARDSSILASKSTRRSTEPLPDLETYKSSRTKTKSSMKTRRGYSLHCWLPDDESAPIRPSDGLSVLGCAIIPELKPRVPTMSERDLTRLYTPRHYLRS
- the LOC115449055 gene encoding uncharacterized protein LOC115449055 isoform X4, with protein sequence MLQRVQLAELPPRPDASPGLLRRRYSVPETIMRKYRVAQQRAECEESEPPSRGSAASLSPAGRGACSPCAAPRFARDRELMRKSALLRRMWGRAPPPCCCCCRADLTPRHARSLDGSHSELRPRSRVGDPPVDLSVSTYRSHVRAASSCIDTITDALTDTDVWRSDERAATPHGEHSSAAVTAEIDSEVGVMAGRRPLSTSSSTNPMTAVHAACDDTHMINRGRLGRRLYASDAPSTCEMLEIVVSEIVDTRDAVDLGPAAPPPTPGLPRAVRANTPRLGANVDDVNIDEYVSSVLVESLNSLSDRLECVTAAAGCDRKISVVEKEIKVKLQSTGVNTIVHLSPTSNNQIIFGNEELCDSVGGAGEGDGGASAKRDGCNNRHDTLNIRDETLHDQHNNNVGSPLTVRSPLTPRSPRSPRSPHSPRTPRSPRSPRSPPDRMRITEFDGGGAGGTGSGQNDNVNRAVLQQIQKLFQDEMHSLDTDGTRSGSTLPAISHIEISDVDVFIDNNTNVAEGEHNTGRSHDTASTHPIGVVGARNYFENADDNVVVPRFSAFPHTDSMEVNTSSSDDAEMVASDCTSLVDSLDDPNSPRSVMLRRSFGAGGRRAELVRSAIDVLDLLPESAAGEHDTPHKDKGEAFFIRIKDNDCECDKENVNVADRMPEKIRQRLYRRHRRRQLRMECARRTKAKQLKRDGDRQRLEESRARRLVERDCVAIISALIDDVITKIAQDEYKVARIKRRSDKPSATKSDETLTKRNRKKDIRSPSEERKPERNAKRVELERDVHETSHVRGKLSLVPRTTLPPDDARPRRLYQKSEIHDGNKCIEILEILEYVNGTHSTPETPSDESPGVHARSGRRSRIPIPVHEKPPKINKTNTRNSSSDERLSPPVPMENNRSLCDANANVSSTDTGRPQRNNPSESAVLTGAAAARRASVPPVNEPRPRSDSLRFRRIFDIIPEERSSVSIDSSPDDIDRRRSSPTLRPPPATRSVATSPLANVESKVDKCLAAAAPPACAGGPLRVKGGEGGARERSRRTRVWPTLARRDEGSREKMERAGRRQGRQARVEDAAPDPYESKGKGVRGIGARAERRINRSKSESRDCRASCLAAPTRSYNGAGLDHNSRRHEREPDCKGSQEESSHGASRPTASPTEGEGSSSSGESGGSLLCPLAPRWLAGQARRRRRRTDHDQPV
- the LOC115449055 gene encoding uncharacterized protein LOC115449055 isoform X3: MLQRVQLAELPPRPDASPGLLRRRYSVPETIMRKYRVAQQRAECEESEPPSRGSAASLSPAGRGACSPCAAPRFARDRELMRKSALLRRMWGRAPPPCCCCCRADLTPRHARSLDGSHSELRPRSRVGDPPVDLSVSTYRSHVRAASSCIDTITDALTDTDVWRSDERAATPHGEHSSAAVTAEIDSEVGVMAGRRPLSTSSSTNPMTAVHAACDDTHMINRGRLGRRLYASDAPSTCEMLEIVVSEIVDTRDAVDLGPAAPPPTPGLPRAVRANTPRLGANVDDVNIDEYVSSVLVESLNSLSDRLECVTAAAGCDRKISVVEKEIKVKLQSTGVNTIVHLSPTSNNQIIFGNEELCDSVGGAGEGDGGASAKRDGCNNRHDTLNIRDETLHDQHNNNVGSPLTVRSPLTPRSPRSPRSPHSPRTPRSPRSPRSPPDRMRITEFDGGGAGGTGSGQNDNVNRAVLQQIQKLFQDEMHSLDTDGTRSGSTLPAISHIEISDVDVFIDNNTNVAEGEHNTGRSHDTASTHPIGVVGARNYFENADDNVVVPRFSAFPHTDSMEVNTSSSDDAEMVASDCTSLVDSLDDPNSPRSVMLRRSFGAGGRRAELVRSAIDVLDLLPESAAGEHDTPHKDKGEAFFIRIKDNDCECDKENVNVADRMPEKIRQRLYRRHRRRQLRMECARRTKAKQLKRDGDRQRLEESRARRLVERDCVAIISALIDDVITKIAQDEYKVARIKRRSDKPSATKSDETLTKRNRKKDIRSPSEERKPERNAKRVELERDVHETSHVRGKLSLVPRTTLPPDDARPRRLYQKSEIHDGNKCIEILEILEYVNGTHSTPETPSDESPGVHARSGRRSRIPIPVHEKPPKINKTNTRNSSSDERLSPPVPMENNRSLCDANANVSSTDTGRPQRNNPSESAVLTGAAAARRASVPPVNEPRPRSDSLRFRRIFDIIPEERSSVSIDSSPDDIDRRRSSPTLRPPPATRSVATSPLANVESKVDKCLAAAAPPACAGGPLRVKGGEGGARERSRRTRVWPTLARRDEGSREKMERAGRRQGRQARVEDAAPDPYESKGKGVRGIGARAERRINRSKSESRDCRASCLAAPTRSYNGAGLDHNSRRHEREPDCKGSQEESSHGASRPTASPTEGEGSSSSGESGGSLLCPLAPRWLAGQARRRRRRTDHDQPAAGSAVTRQVLQAGGR
- the LOC115449055 gene encoding uncharacterized protein LOC115449055 isoform X2 encodes the protein MLQRVQLAELPPRPDASPGLLRRRYSVPETIMRKYRVAQQRAECEESEPPSRGSAASLSPAGRGACSPCAAPRFARDRELMRKSALLRRMWGRAPPPCCCCCRADLTPRHARSLDGSHSELRPRSRVGDPPVDLSVSTYRSHVRAASSCIDTITDALTDTDVWRSDERAATPHGEHSSAAVTAEIDSEVGVMAGRRPLSTSSSTNPMTAVHAACDDTHMINRGRLGRRLYASDAPSTCEMLEIVVSEIVDTRDAVDLGPAAPPPTPGLPRAVRANTPRLGANVDDVNIDEYVSSVLVESLNSLSDRLECVTAAAGCDRKISVVEKEIKVKLQSTGVNTIVHLSPTSNNQIIFGNEELCDSVGGAGEGDGGASAKRDGCNNRHDTLNIRDETLHDQHNNNVGSPLTVRSPLTPRSPRSPRSPHSPRTPRSPRSPRSPPDRMRITEFDGGGAGGTGSGQNDNVNRAVLQQIQKLFQDEMHSLDTDGTRSGSTLPAISHIEISDVDVFIDNNTNVAEGEHNTGRSHDTASTHPIGVVGARNYFENADDNVVVPRFSAFPHTDSMEVNTSSSDDAEMVASDCTSLVDSLDDPNSPRSVMLRRSFGAGGRRAELVRSAIDVLDLLPESAAGEHDTPHKDKGEAFFIRIKDNDCECDKENVNVADRMPEKIRQRLYRRHRRRQLRMECARRTKAKQLKRDGDRQRLEESRARRLVERDCVAIISALIDDVITKIAQDEYKVARIKRRSDKPSATKSDETLTKRNRKKDIRSPSEERKPERNAKRVELERDVHETSHVRGKLSLVPRTTLPPDDARPRRLYQKSEIHDGNKCIEILEILEYVNGTHSTPETPSDESPGVHARSGRRSRIPIPVHEKPPKINKTNTRNSSSDERLSPPVPMENNRSLCDANANVSSTDTGRPQRNNPSESAVLTGAAAARRASVPPVNEPRPRSDSLRFRRIFDIIPEERSSVSIDSSPDDIDRRRSSPTLRPPPATRSVATSPLANVESKVDKCLAAAAPPACAGGPLRVKGGEGGARERSRRTRVWPTLARRDEGSREKMERAGRRQGRQARVEDAAPDPYESKGKGVRGIGARAERRINRSKSESRDCRASCLAAPTRSYNGAGLDHNSRRHEREPDCKGSQEESSHGASRPTASPTEGEGSSSSGESGGSLLCPLAPRWLAGQARRRRRRTDHDQPGGWTVTVAGSCRAALPADVEMRLRFPRREPRDSHNTAAPAPAPHAHPTAVHQECQCRRWADCACSAPSERAAVPPPLPAAPTHHHAHLVKPDGKLTLTLKKEARDSSILASKSTRRSTEPLPDLETYKSSRTKTKSSMKAVVSDATGILPALLAARRRVRAHKAE